In Xanthomonas sp. SI, the following are encoded in one genomic region:
- a CDS encoding AMP-binding protein, translating to MPVASSAVSPPLLHPLAVGDLHRPLAYAGGQHIDLATFLGHVRGLAAVLPPGRHALNLCEDRYRFMVAFCAVALRGQTSLLPSSRAPAVVAEVQRSHADSYCLGDLELAEPPPRYWQLPEPLPSLDGDMPQLADDALVAIGFTSGSTGTPKPNPKTWGSFLTSTRQDLLALVGLWEADAVPQVVATVPPQHMYGMELSILLPLVTPLAVHAGRPFFPEDVARALAQVPAPRLLVTTPVHLRALVESGVALPPLAGIVSATAPLAQELAAAAEARFGGQVREMFGSTETCVFASRRTACEAQWTPLPGVRVAPQPDGTLVHAPHLPQPVLLADLMDVDADGRFQVRGRQADLLEIAGKRASLADLTRRLLGVPGVVDGAMLQLEPEPGQAVGRIAAVVVAPTLDEAAILAALRRELDPVFLPRRLRKLDALPRNETGKLPRDRLLALLAGEREG from the coding sequence ATGCCTGTCGCTTCGTCCGCCGTTTCCCCGCCGCTGCTGCATCCTCTTGCCGTCGGCGACCTGCACCGTCCGCTGGCCTATGCCGGCGGCCAGCACATCGATCTGGCCACCTTCCTCGGCCACGTGCGCGGCCTGGCCGCGGTGCTGCCGCCGGGCCGGCATGCGCTGAACCTGTGCGAGGACCGCTACCGCTTCATGGTCGCGTTCTGCGCGGTCGCGCTGCGCGGGCAGACCTCGCTGCTGCCGTCCTCGCGCGCGCCGGCGGTGGTCGCCGAAGTGCAGCGCAGCCATGCAGACAGCTATTGCCTGGGCGACCTGGAACTGGCCGAACCGCCGCCGCGCTACTGGCAGCTGCCCGAGCCGTTGCCGAGCCTGGACGGCGACATGCCGCAACTGGCGGACGATGCGCTCGTCGCGATCGGCTTCACCTCCGGCAGCACCGGCACGCCGAAACCCAACCCCAAGACCTGGGGCAGTTTCCTGACCAGCACCCGCCAGGATCTGCTGGCGCTGGTCGGATTGTGGGAGGCGGACGCGGTACCGCAGGTGGTGGCGACGGTGCCGCCGCAGCACATGTACGGCATGGAGCTGTCGATCCTGTTGCCGCTGGTGACGCCTCTGGCGGTACATGCCGGGCGGCCGTTCTTCCCCGAGGACGTGGCGCGCGCGCTGGCGCAGGTGCCGGCGCCGCGGCTGCTGGTGACCACGCCGGTGCATCTGCGCGCGCTGGTCGAATCCGGTGTCGCCCTGCCGCCGCTGGCCGGCATCGTCTCGGCCACCGCGCCCCTGGCGCAGGAACTGGCCGCGGCTGCCGAGGCACGCTTCGGCGGGCAGGTGCGCGAGATGTTCGGCTCCACCGAAACCTGCGTGTTCGCCAGCCGCCGCACCGCCTGCGAAGCGCAGTGGACGCCGCTGCCCGGCGTGCGCGTGGCACCGCAACCGGATGGCACCCTGGTGCACGCGCCGCACCTGCCGCAGCCGGTGCTGCTGGCCGACCTGATGGACGTGGACGCCGACGGCCGTTTCCAGGTCCGCGGCCGCCAGGCCGACCTGCTGGAGATCGCCGGCAAGCGCGCCTCGCTGGCCGACCTGACCCGGCGCCTGCTGGGTGTGCCGGGCGTGGTCGACGGCGCGATGCTGCAGCTGGAACCCGAACCCGGCCAGGCGGTCGGCCGTATCGCCGCCGTGGTGGTCGCGCCGACCCTGGACGAAGCCGCGATCCTGGCCGCATTGCGCCGCGAACTGGACCCGGTCTTCCTGCCGCGCCGCCTGCGCAAGCTCGACGCCTTGCCGCGCAACGAAACCGGCAAACTGCCGCGCGATCGGTTGCTGGCGTTGTTGGCGGGGGAGCGCGAGGGCTGA
- the cydB gene encoding cytochrome d ubiquinol oxidase subunit II has translation MDMATVLPVIWFGVIGFGVLMYVLLDGFVLGLGILAPFAEDEDQLDLMMNTAAPIWDGNETWLVLGGAGLLAAFPKAYALILSALYLPVLMMLIALVFRGVAFEFRFKAHTSKYLWGWAFAAGSLCAAFWQGVILGALVEGMPLQGGKYLGGVLGWFSPFSMLTGAAVVFGYALLGGSWLILKTEGPMQRIARSLTRPLVLVVVVFMGLVSAWLPFLDSRIMARWFHGGNFWWLSPVPLLVLVNAFALWRAAMAQGRDARPFLLTLCFFVLGFFGLVLGIWPNIVPPGLTIWEAASPPSSQGFVLAGLVVLLPVILGYTAWSYRVFRGKITADSGYHH, from the coding sequence ATGGACATGGCCACCGTGCTGCCGGTGATCTGGTTCGGGGTGATCGGATTCGGCGTGCTGATGTACGTGCTGCTGGACGGCTTCGTGCTCGGCCTGGGCATCCTCGCCCCGTTCGCCGAGGACGAGGACCAGCTCGATCTGATGATGAACACCGCCGCGCCGATCTGGGACGGCAACGAGACCTGGCTGGTGCTCGGCGGTGCCGGCCTGCTGGCGGCGTTCCCCAAGGCCTATGCGCTGATCCTGTCGGCGCTGTACCTGCCGGTGCTGATGATGCTGATCGCGCTGGTGTTCCGCGGCGTGGCGTTCGAGTTCCGCTTCAAGGCGCACACTTCCAAGTACCTGTGGGGCTGGGCGTTCGCCGCCGGCTCGCTGTGCGCGGCGTTCTGGCAGGGCGTGATTCTCGGCGCGCTGGTCGAGGGCATGCCGCTGCAGGGCGGCAAGTATCTGGGCGGCGTGCTGGGCTGGTTCAGCCCGTTCTCGATGCTGACCGGCGCGGCGGTGGTGTTCGGCTATGCGCTGCTCGGCGGCAGCTGGTTGATCCTGAAGACCGAGGGGCCGATGCAGCGCATCGCGCGTTCGCTGACCCGGCCGCTGGTGCTGGTGGTGGTGGTGTTCATGGGCCTGGTCAGCGCCTGGCTGCCGTTCCTGGACTCGCGGATCATGGCGCGCTGGTTCCACGGCGGCAATTTCTGGTGGCTGTCGCCGGTGCCGCTGCTGGTGCTGGTCAACGCGTTCGCGCTGTGGCGCGCGGCGATGGCGCAGGGCCGCGATGCGCGCCCGTTCCTGCTGACCCTGTGTTTCTTCGTGCTCGGGTTCTTCGGCCTGGTGCTGGGCATCTGGCCGAACATCGTGCCGCCGGGGCTGACCATCTGGGAAGCGGCCTCGCCGCCGTCCTCGCAGGGCTTCGTGCTGGCCGGGCTGGTGGTGTTGCTGCCGGTGATCCTGGGCTATACCGCATGGTCGTACCGGGTGTTCCGCGGCAAGATCACCGCCGACAGCGGCTACCACCACTGA
- a CDS encoding cytochrome ubiquinol oxidase subunit I has translation MDAVLLSRIQFGFVISFHVLFPAFTIGLSSWLAFLEWRWLRTRDTLWRDLYFFWLKIFAVSFGMGVVSGIVMSFQFGTNWSVLSERAGNILGPLLSYEVLTAFFLEASFLGVMLFGWRKVPEKLHFLSTCLVALGTLISTFWILSANSWLHTPAGYAIVDGVFQPASWREVIFNPSFPYRLTHMVLASFITTCFVIGGVSGWYLRRGVHVEVAGRMLKLAVAFAAIAVPLQIAAGDAHGLNTLEHQPMKVAAMEAHWHGEAPGAGVPLVLFAVPNEKAERNDYEVKIPRVGSLILTHTLDGEIAPLTSVPADERPPVKPVFYAFRVMVGLGMAMLLLAFVSLFFWWRGTLLRRRWLHVAWNAMLPAGFVALLAGWFVTEIGRQPYVIYGLLRTRDAVSAISPAMVWVSLGVYVAAYAFVFGFGGWYILKMLRKGPLPHEPEPQLQDGDKTPARPISAADDDLEETR, from the coding sequence ATGGACGCAGTGCTGCTCTCGCGCATCCAGTTCGGATTCGTCATCAGTTTCCACGTGTTGTTCCCGGCTTTCACCATCGGCCTGTCGAGCTGGCTGGCGTTCCTGGAATGGCGCTGGCTGCGCACCCGCGACACGCTGTGGCGCGATCTGTATTTCTTCTGGCTTAAGATCTTCGCGGTGTCGTTCGGCATGGGCGTGGTCAGCGGCATCGTGATGAGCTTCCAGTTCGGCACCAACTGGTCGGTGCTCAGCGAGCGCGCCGGCAACATCCTCGGCCCGCTGCTCAGCTACGAGGTGCTGACCGCGTTCTTCCTGGAGGCCTCGTTCCTCGGGGTGATGCTGTTCGGCTGGCGCAAGGTGCCGGAGAAGCTGCATTTCCTGTCCACCTGCCTGGTCGCGCTGGGTACGCTGATCTCCACGTTCTGGATCCTGTCGGCCAACAGCTGGCTGCACACGCCGGCCGGCTACGCCATCGTCGATGGCGTGTTCCAGCCGGCCAGCTGGCGCGAGGTGATCTTCAATCCGTCGTTCCCGTACCGGTTGACGCACATGGTGCTGGCCTCGTTCATCACCACCTGCTTCGTGATCGGCGGGGTCAGCGGCTGGTACCTGCGCCGCGGCGTGCACGTGGAGGTGGCGGGGCGGATGCTGAAGCTGGCGGTGGCGTTCGCCGCGATCGCGGTGCCGCTGCAGATCGCCGCCGGCGACGCGCATGGCCTGAACACGCTCGAGCACCAGCCGATGAAGGTGGCGGCGATGGAGGCGCACTGGCATGGCGAGGCGCCCGGCGCCGGCGTGCCGCTGGTGCTGTTCGCGGTGCCCAACGAGAAAGCAGAGCGCAACGACTACGAGGTCAAGATCCCGCGCGTGGGCAGCCTGATCCTGACCCATACCCTGGACGGCGAGATCGCGCCGCTGACCTCGGTGCCGGCCGACGAGCGGCCGCCGGTGAAGCCGGTGTTCTACGCGTTCCGGGTCATGGTCGGATTGGGCATGGCGATGCTCCTGCTGGCCTTCGTGTCGCTGTTCTTTTGGTGGCGCGGCACGCTGTTGCGGCGACGCTGGCTGCACGTGGCCTGGAACGCGATGCTGCCGGCCGGGTTCGTGGCCTTGCTGGCCGGCTGGTTCGTCACCGAGATCGGGCGCCAGCCGTACGTGATCTACGGCCTGCTGCGCACCCGTGATGCGGTCAGCGCGATCAGCCCGGCGATGGTGTGGGTGTCGCTGGGCGTGTACGTGGCCGCGTATGCCTTCGTGTTCGGCTTCGGCGGCTGGTACATCCTGAAGATGCTGCGCAAGGGGCCGCTGCCGCACGAGCCCGAACCGCAATTGCAGGATGGCGACAAGACCCCGGCGCGGCCGATCTCGGCGGCCGACGACGATCTCGAGGAGACGCGCTGA
- a CDS encoding S9 family peptidase: MRRVTLCVVLLSLSCLAPLAVAQDAAAPLTIEQAMADPDWIGPPVEAAWWAWDGRQVQYQLKRAGSPVRDTYRQGVDGAAAQRVEDTQRSTLDAADPVYDATRQRMLFVRNGDVFLRDLRSGALTQLTRSNEAASRPQFTSDGGALWRVGNDWYRWSAGGGTLQAAVLKAERDPDAAPKPDALREQQLRTLETLARDRAQRELARQQEQAWRRADGSRAPAPVYLGEDVAIDDSALSPDGRHLLVVTHAKGGDEGRDGKMPKYVTESGYEEFQEARTRVGRNPPLAQTLWLVDVVAGSARKLDVAGLPGIATDPLAALREAAKQEPLKGPRAIRVETDGDGAGPALHWSADGRNVAMMLRAVDNKDRWIASVDLDKATLLNRHRLTDAAWIGWSFNDFGWLPDNQTLWLLSEQSGYAHLYTQRGTDKPRQRTSGKWEVSAPVATADGQGFLFLCNRKWPGDYEVCKLDLRDDRVSELTALDGVEDFALSPDGQQLLVRYSGSYLPPQLAVVPVAGGNARTLTDTRSAAFKARAWIQPQYVQVPSKHGAGVVWGKYYGPQHPEPGKRYPIVMFVHGAGYLQNVSARYTPYFREQMFHNLLVQKGYVVLDLDYRASAGYGRDWRTAIYRNMGHPELEDYLDGLDWLVADKQGDRDRAGIYGGSYGGFMTYMALFRSPGTFKAGAALRPVGDWTQYNHEYTANILNTPELDPEAYRTSSPIEYAAGLRDHLLIAHGMIDDNVFFRDSVSMSQKLIELHKDNWEIAPYPLEKHGFTRADSWLDEYKRVLKLFEQQLK, from the coding sequence ATGCGTCGCGTAACCCTGTGCGTTGTGTTGCTGTCCCTGTCCTGCCTGGCGCCGCTGGCCGTCGCGCAGGACGCCGCTGCCCCGTTGACGATCGAGCAGGCGATGGCCGATCCGGACTGGATCGGACCGCCGGTCGAGGCGGCCTGGTGGGCCTGGGACGGGCGCCAGGTGCAGTACCAGCTCAAGCGCGCCGGCAGCCCGGTGCGCGACACCTACCGCCAGGGCGTCGACGGCGCCGCCGCGCAGCGCGTCGAGGACACCCAGCGCAGCACGCTGGATGCGGCAGATCCGGTCTACGACGCGACGCGCCAGCGCATGCTGTTCGTGCGCAACGGCGACGTGTTCCTGCGCGACCTGCGCAGCGGCGCGCTGACCCAGCTGACCCGCAGCAACGAGGCCGCCTCGCGCCCGCAGTTCACCAGCGACGGCGGTGCGCTGTGGCGGGTCGGCAACGACTGGTACCGCTGGAGCGCCGGCGGCGGCACGCTGCAGGCGGCGGTGCTCAAGGCCGAGCGCGATCCCGATGCCGCGCCCAAGCCCGATGCGCTGCGCGAGCAGCAACTGCGCACCCTGGAAACCCTGGCCCGCGACCGCGCGCAGCGCGAGCTGGCACGGCAGCAGGAACAGGCCTGGCGCCGCGCCGACGGCAGCCGCGCGCCGGCGCCGGTGTACCTGGGCGAGGACGTGGCCATCGACGACAGCGCGCTGTCGCCGGACGGCCGCCACCTGCTGGTGGTCACCCACGCCAAGGGCGGCGACGAAGGCCGCGACGGCAAGATGCCCAAGTACGTGACCGAATCGGGCTACGAGGAATTCCAGGAAGCGCGCACCCGCGTCGGCCGCAACCCGCCGCTGGCGCAGACCCTGTGGCTGGTGGACGTGGTCGCCGGCAGCGCGCGCAAGCTCGACGTAGCCGGCCTGCCCGGCATCGCCACCGATCCGCTGGCGGCACTGCGCGAGGCGGCCAAGCAGGAACCGCTGAAGGGGCCGCGCGCGATCCGCGTGGAGACCGACGGCGACGGCGCCGGTCCGGCGCTGCACTGGAGCGCCGACGGCCGCAATGTCGCGATGATGCTGCGCGCGGTCGACAACAAGGACCGCTGGATCGCCAGCGTCGATCTGGACAAGGCCACCCTGCTCAACCGCCACCGCCTCACCGACGCGGCCTGGATCGGCTGGAGCTTCAACGACTTCGGCTGGCTGCCGGACAACCAGACGCTGTGGCTGCTGTCCGAGCAATCCGGCTATGCGCACCTGTACACCCAGCGCGGCACCGACAAGCCGCGGCAGCGCACCTCGGGCAAATGGGAAGTCTCCGCGCCGGTCGCCACGGCCGACGGCCAGGGCTTCCTGTTCCTGTGCAACCGCAAGTGGCCGGGCGACTACGAAGTATGCAAGCTCGACCTGCGCGACGACCGCGTCAGCGAACTGACCGCGCTCGACGGCGTGGAAGACTTCGCGCTGTCGCCAGACGGCCAGCAGCTGCTGGTGCGCTATTCGGGCAGCTACCTGCCGCCGCAACTGGCGGTCGTGCCGGTGGCCGGCGGCAACGCGCGCACCCTCACCGACACGCGCAGCGCCGCGTTCAAGGCGCGCGCCTGGATCCAGCCGCAGTACGTGCAGGTGCCGTCCAAGCATGGCGCCGGCGTGGTCTGGGGCAAGTACTACGGCCCGCAGCATCCCGAACCCGGCAAGCGCTACCCGATCGTGATGTTCGTGCATGGCGCCGGCTACCTGCAGAACGTGTCGGCGCGCTACACCCCCTACTTCCGCGAGCAGATGTTCCACAACCTGCTGGTGCAGAAGGGCTACGTGGTGCTCGACCTGGACTACCGCGCCAGCGCCGGCTACGGCCGCGACTGGCGCACCGCGATCTACCGCAACATGGGCCATCCGGAACTGGAGGATTACCTGGACGGCCTGGACTGGCTGGTCGCCGACAAGCAGGGCGACCGCGACCGCGCCGGCATCTACGGCGGCTCCTATGGCGGCTTCATGACCTACATGGCGCTGTTCCGCAGCCCCGGCACGTTCAAGGCCGGCGCCGCGCTGCGCCCGGTCGGCGACTGGACCCAGTACAACCACGAGTACACCGCCAACATCCTCAACACCCCGGAACTGGACCCGGAGGCCTACCGCACCTCCTCGCCGATCGAATACGCCGCCGGCCTACGCGACCACCTGCTGATCGCCCACGGCATGATCGACGACAACGTGTTCTTCCGCGATTCGGTGAGCATGAGCCAGAAGCTGATCGAGCTGCACAAGGACAACTGGGAGATCGCGCCGTACCCGCTGGAAAAGCATGGCTTCACCCGCGCCGATTCGTGGCTGGACGAATACAAGCGGGTGCTGAAGCTGTTCGAGCAGCAGTTGAAGTAG